A stretch of the Paenibacillus dendritiformis genome encodes the following:
- a CDS encoding DUF2225 domain-containing protein, with protein sequence MAEIEPLFISRMECPFCAESFEISRVRSRFKKPSQIDSDFCPHYAEDRLNPDYYVVRVCPNCGCASTENSIKNWSPAQRQAFRERVASQWTRKEYGGERTWDQAMETYQLALLTAQIIGEHKRVVAGLLHHIAWLFRYRGMEAEEQRYLRFALEAYISVYEYEWQDQNDARLMYMIGELHRRLGEYNEAGKYFTRIIQDKRIMDAAMIRAAREQWQQMREEMQEAAEGKEHPERTPI encoded by the coding sequence TTGGCAGAGATAGAACCGCTGTTTATAAGCAGAATGGAATGCCCGTTTTGCGCGGAATCATTCGAGATCTCGCGTGTACGTTCACGCTTCAAAAAGCCTTCCCAGATCGACAGTGATTTTTGTCCCCATTATGCAGAGGACCGGCTGAATCCGGATTATTATGTCGTCCGGGTATGTCCGAACTGCGGCTGCGCGTCGACCGAGAACTCGATCAAGAACTGGAGTCCGGCCCAGCGCCAGGCGTTCCGGGAGCGTGTCGCTTCCCAATGGACGCGCAAAGAGTACGGAGGCGAACGGACGTGGGATCAGGCCATGGAGACGTACCAGTTGGCCTTGCTGACGGCGCAGATCATCGGCGAGCACAAGCGCGTCGTGGCCGGCCTGCTGCACCATATCGCCTGGCTGTTCCGCTATCGCGGGATGGAGGCGGAGGAACAGCGCTATTTGCGCTTCGCGTTGGAGGCTTATATATCGGTGTATGAGTATGAATGGCAGGATCAGAACGATGCGCGGCTCATGTATATGATTGGCGAACTGCACCGGCGGCTTGGCGAGTATAATGAGGCGGGCAAATACTTCACTCGCATTATCCAGGACAAGCGGATTATGGATGCCGCGATGATTCGGGCCGCGCGCGAACAGTGGCAGCAGATGCGCGAGGAGATGCAGGAAGCCGCGGAAGGGAAGGAACACCCGGAGAGGACGCCAATCTGA
- a CDS encoding YycC family protein, giving the protein MRPLPISADTAVKLSQALGVPIEQLMHMPQHILMKKLAELAAAEAEKEPAEPAADSDEDRSR; this is encoded by the coding sequence ATGAGACCTTTGCCAATATCTGCGGATACCGCCGTCAAGCTGTCCCAGGCGCTGGGCGTTCCCATTGAACAGCTCATGCATATGCCGCAGCATATTCTGATGAAGAAGCTGGCCGAACTGGCGGCCGCCGAAGCGGAGAAGGAACCGGCCGAACCGGCGGCCGATTCCGATGAGGATCGTTCACGATGA
- a CDS encoding M3 family oligoendopeptidase, giving the protein MQHPLNPTWDLESIFPGGSDSEALQQSFSAIEQDLALLKRELKEISSPLSEDSIPALANMTARLQDLNRRMQEAGAFISCLTAQNLHDKKAVQWTGRKSALSAQLVAIDALYDELLRGMPDELWSRFLALPEMKGIAFNLSERRAIAKEKLGPELEALAGDLAVDGYHGWAEMYNTIVSHVRINYEENGVTQQLSAGQAHNKLSHPDRRVREEMFKLWEQEWSDKADFCADALNHIAGFRLKLYERRGWDNVLKEPLAKNRMSQATLDAMWDTIVRNKPKFVEYLERKAKLLGVEKLSWCDVDAPIGGSQTTIGYDDGAEAIVEQFRKFSPRMADFAVRAFENRWIEAEDRPGKRPGGFCTSLPVSKQTRIFMTYAGTPSNVSTLAHELGHGYHQHVMDGLPAFAQRYAMNVAETASTFAEMIVADSAVKGAKDDQEKLGLLEDKIQRSIAFYMNIHARFLFETRFYEKRKAGLLSSEQICALMEEAQQEAYCGALGSLHPHFWASKMHFYFTHVPFYNFPYTFGYLFSTGLYARALEEGESFAAKYDALLRDTAVMTVEDLASKHLGVDLTKPDFWQSAINVTLKDVELFLQMTE; this is encoded by the coding sequence ATGCAACATCCGTTAAATCCGACATGGGATCTGGAATCGATCTTTCCGGGAGGGTCCGATTCGGAAGCGCTTCAACAATCATTTTCCGCGATCGAGCAGGATTTGGCTCTGCTGAAGCGGGAACTGAAGGAGATATCGTCTCCGCTTAGCGAGGACAGCATCCCGGCGCTGGCGAATATGACGGCCCGGCTGCAGGATCTGAACCGCCGGATGCAGGAGGCGGGCGCCTTTATCAGTTGTTTGACCGCCCAGAACCTTCATGACAAGAAGGCCGTGCAATGGACGGGACGGAAGTCGGCGCTGTCGGCGCAGCTGGTTGCCATCGACGCATTGTACGACGAGCTGCTCCGCGGTATGCCGGATGAGCTGTGGTCCCGGTTCTTGGCCCTGCCGGAGATGAAAGGGATCGCCTTCAATCTGAGCGAACGCCGCGCTATCGCCAAGGAGAAGCTCGGGCCGGAACTGGAAGCGCTCGCCGGAGATCTGGCGGTGGACGGGTATCATGGCTGGGCGGAGATGTACAATACCATCGTCTCCCATGTGCGCATCAATTATGAGGAGAACGGCGTCACCCAGCAATTATCGGCAGGACAGGCCCATAACAAGCTCTCGCATCCGGATCGCCGGGTGCGCGAGGAGATGTTCAAGCTATGGGAGCAGGAATGGAGCGACAAGGCCGATTTCTGCGCCGACGCGCTGAATCACATTGCCGGCTTCCGCTTGAAGCTCTATGAACGCCGCGGCTGGGACAATGTCCTGAAGGAGCCGCTCGCCAAAAACCGGATGTCGCAAGCGACCCTGGATGCGATGTGGGATACCATTGTTCGCAATAAGCCGAAGTTCGTTGAATATTTGGAGCGGAAGGCGAAGCTTCTCGGCGTAGAAAAACTGAGCTGGTGCGATGTGGACGCTCCGATCGGCGGAAGCCAGACCACCATCGGCTATGATGATGGCGCAGAGGCGATCGTCGAGCAGTTCCGCAAGTTCAGCCCGCGGATGGCGGACTTCGCGGTGCGCGCGTTCGAGAACCGCTGGATTGAGGCGGAGGACCGCCCCGGGAAGCGGCCGGGCGGCTTCTGCACCTCCTTGCCGGTCAGCAAGCAGACGCGCATCTTCATGACCTACGCTGGCACGCCGTCCAACGTATCGACGCTGGCGCATGAATTGGGGCACGGTTACCATCAGCATGTGATGGATGGATTGCCGGCCTTCGCTCAGCGCTATGCGATGAATGTGGCGGAGACGGCGTCTACCTTCGCCGAAATGATCGTAGCGGATTCGGCCGTGAAGGGGGCGAAGGATGATCAGGAGAAGCTGGGGCTGCTGGAAGACAAGATTCAGCGGTCGATTGCTTTCTATATGAACATCCATGCGCGCTTCCTGTTCGAGACTCGCTTCTACGAGAAGCGCAAGGCCGGACTGCTGTCGAGCGAGCAAATCTGCGCATTGATGGAGGAAGCGCAGCAAGAAGCCTACTGCGGTGCGCTCGGTTCGCTGCATCCGCATTTCTGGGCTTCCAAAATGCACTTCTATTTCACGCATGTACCGTTCTACAACTTCCCGTATACGTTCGGGTACTTGTTCAGCACCGGCTTATATGCGCGCGCGCTGGAAGAAGGCGAATCGTTCGCCGCAAAATATGACGCTCTGCTGCGCGATACGGCGGTCATGACCGTGGAGGACTTGGCCAGCAAGCATCTTGGCGTCGATTTGACGAAGCCGGATTTCTGGCAATCGGCCATCAATGTAACGCTCAAGGATGTGGAGCTGTTCTTGCAGATGACAGAATAA
- a CDS encoding MFS transporter: MTSNRVLKGFHAVFYSTNALLIPYLPLLLTKRGFHAWEAGTLLMLGPFLAMFVQPLAGVLSDRLKAVRPLLFACWIAQGTAAACLFLSSGRMAGAASLLALYIFFLPAVSLLDSLTVKTAAAAGQSYSSIRLWGSVGFTVTGLVLGKVFDAWGGVDSLMWMYAPIWVSLLIGIGLLREAPADAKEAGTAVNLTVLRKALSVPALLVFLLLVFIVAMPHRMNDALLSLHLSDLGATSAQMSWAWSVAGVAEVIGFAVMARWVSRKRMLRLFAIVCGLYAIRWLLYAVVKDPWVVIALQGGQAVTYAALWVLSIEFVASLLPRQLAATAQALLGMVFLGLAGLAGGMSGGALQEAYGGTGMYLYGFACAAASMIGFGIWAFRRERAERKQAASPEAATY, from the coding sequence GTGACATCCAATCGAGTTTTGAAGGGATTCCATGCCGTGTTCTATTCGACGAATGCGCTGCTGATTCCCTATCTGCCCCTCTTGCTGACCAAGCGGGGATTTCACGCATGGGAAGCGGGGACGCTTCTCATGCTGGGGCCATTTCTGGCGATGTTCGTGCAGCCATTGGCCGGCGTGCTCAGCGATCGGCTGAAGGCGGTCCGGCCGCTGCTGTTCGCATGCTGGATCGCGCAAGGCACGGCCGCCGCCTGCCTCTTCCTGTCTTCGGGGAGAATGGCGGGGGCGGCCAGCCTGCTGGCGCTCTATATTTTCTTCCTGCCAGCCGTGTCCCTGCTCGATTCTTTGACGGTGAAGACGGCCGCCGCCGCCGGCCAGTCCTACAGCAGCATCCGCCTGTGGGGGTCGGTAGGGTTTACCGTGACCGGCCTCGTCCTCGGAAAAGTATTCGATGCCTGGGGCGGCGTCGATTCGCTCATGTGGATGTATGCCCCGATATGGGTCAGTCTGCTTATCGGCATCGGGCTCCTGCGGGAGGCGCCGGCCGATGCGAAAGAGGCTGGGACCGCGGTCAATCTTACGGTCTTGCGCAAGGCGCTGTCGGTGCCTGCCTTGCTGGTGTTCCTGCTGCTCGTCTTCATTGTGGCGATGCCGCATCGGATGAACGATGCGCTGCTGTCCCTTCATCTGAGCGACTTGGGGGCAACCTCCGCCCAGATGTCCTGGGCTTGGTCGGTCGCGGGGGTGGCCGAGGTCATTGGCTTCGCGGTGATGGCGAGATGGGTGTCACGGAAGCGAATGCTGCGGTTATTCGCGATCGTATGCGGGCTGTATGCGATCCGATGGCTGCTGTACGCGGTTGTGAAGGATCCCTGGGTCGTCATCGCCCTGCAAGGAGGGCAGGCCGTGACCTATGCCGCATTGTGGGTGCTGTCGATCGAATTCGTGGCCTCGCTACTTCCCCGGCAGCTGGCCGCGACCGCCCAGGCTCTGCTCGGCATGGTGTTCCTCGGCCTGGCCGGCCTCGCAGGGGGAATGAGCGGCGGGGCGCTTCAGGAAGCATACGGCGGGACCGGGATGTATCTGTATGGCTTCGCCTGCGCGGCGGCAAGCATGATCGGCTTCGGCATCTGGGCCTTCCGCCGCGAGCGCGCTGAGCGGAAGCAAGCCGCATCTCCGGAGGCGGCAACCTATTAG
- a CDS encoding methyl-accepting chemotaxis protein: MNWFNSLNFKQKLLFGCYGIVGLFALTTIVLLTTHATLIPGLITLVILVGISYPIINMLERSLNEPIKDMSTSALQIARGDFSQTVQVTSDDALGELGHSFNSMLLKLREILQQTTDITRHVSDSGRDMYHKNQSMKIAMEQVAASANELAVGSAEISEDISQMSESIKEIEQKVEAYAQSTREMNNRSASTLELVAKGRQAVESQSAGMERNIEATDQVAATIEQLARQAEGISKITRTISEIAEQTNLLSLNASIEAARAGEHGRGFAVVAQEVRNLAEESSASTKEVFSLVKGIEAGIKQAIANIQANEAVVQSQTELIRETERVFHEIVESIQFITEEIAAFAQESDLMLESAKTITGSIVNISAITQQAAAGTEQMSASMSEQIASVQATVESTEQLQQKVTQLQRTIQVFKM; this comes from the coding sequence ATGAATTGGTTCAATTCCTTGAATTTTAAGCAAAAGCTACTCTTTGGCTGTTATGGCATCGTCGGCTTGTTCGCTCTTACTACGATAGTCCTATTGACGACTCACGCCACGCTGATTCCCGGCCTGATCACCCTTGTCATCCTCGTTGGAATCAGTTATCCCATCATCAATATGCTGGAACGTTCGCTTAATGAACCGATCAAGGACATGTCGACTTCCGCTCTGCAGATTGCCAGAGGCGATTTCTCGCAGACCGTGCAAGTGACGAGCGATGACGCGCTTGGCGAACTGGGACATTCCTTCAACTCCATGCTGCTCAAGCTCCGCGAAATATTGCAGCAGACGACCGATATTACCCGCCATGTATCCGATTCCGGACGGGATATGTACCATAAGAACCAGAGCATGAAGATCGCCATGGAGCAGGTCGCCGCTTCCGCCAATGAATTGGCCGTCGGTTCCGCCGAGATCTCCGAGGACATCTCGCAAATGTCCGAATCTATCAAAGAAATCGAGCAGAAGGTAGAAGCCTATGCCCAGTCCACCCGCGAGATGAACAACCGCTCGGCCTCGACACTGGAGCTGGTGGCCAAGGGCCGACAGGCGGTGGAGAGCCAGTCTGCCGGCATGGAGCGCAATATCGAGGCGACAGACCAGGTCGCTGCCACGATCGAGCAGTTGGCCCGGCAAGCCGAAGGCATCTCCAAGATTACCCGGACCATTTCCGAGATTGCCGAGCAGACGAATCTGCTGTCGCTGAACGCTTCCATTGAGGCGGCCCGGGCCGGAGAGCACGGCCGCGGGTTCGCCGTCGTCGCGCAAGAAGTGCGTAATCTGGCGGAAGAGTCCTCCGCATCCACGAAGGAAGTCTTTTCCCTCGTCAAGGGCATCGAAGCGGGGATTAAGCAAGCCATTGCGAATATCCAGGCCAATGAAGCGGTCGTACAGAGCCAGACCGAGTTGATTCGGGAGACGGAACGGGTCTTCCACGAGATCGTCGAGTCCATTCAGTTCATTACGGAAGAGATCGCCGCCTTCGCGCAGGAGAGCGATCTTATGCTGGAGAGCGCGAAGACGATTACCGGTTCGATCGTGAACATTTCCGCGATTACGCAGCAGGCGGCAGCGGGCACCGAGCAGATGTCGGCGTCGATGAGCGAACAGATCGCTTCCGTTCAGGCTACCGTCGAGTCGACCGAGCAGCTGCAGCAGAAGGTGACTCAATTGCAGCGAACGATTCAAGTGTTCAAAATGTAA
- a CDS encoding O-methyltransferase, with protein sequence MGSYEISLARQLSMVFDKLESELVGLTGGTVIVCIRNDVIGKFGVKHDALESQNGVVKPLRQGMMKRHVAEFRQTAMEVLKHKKQWTHGEIVFDFVMKQDALHISAWFESNYNLIHMLEKHEARTYRRVS encoded by the coding sequence ATGGGCTCTTATGAAATATCATTGGCCAGACAATTGAGCATGGTGTTTGATAAGCTGGAATCGGAGCTTGTCGGGCTGACAGGAGGCACGGTCATTGTATGCATTCGCAACGATGTCATTGGCAAATTCGGCGTCAAGCATGATGCGCTTGAAAGTCAGAACGGGGTCGTCAAGCCGCTGCGGCAAGGTATGATGAAACGGCACGTCGCTGAATTCCGCCAGACGGCGATGGAGGTTCTGAAGCACAAGAAGCAGTGGACGCACGGAGAGATTGTGTTTGATTTCGTCATGAAGCAGGATGCCTTGCACATCAGCGCATGGTTCGAATCGAACTATAATTTGATACATATGTTAGAGAAGCATGAAGCGCGCACATATAGACGCGTCTCCTGA
- a CDS encoding alpha/beta-type small acid-soluble spore protein: MPNQGGSRSNNLVVPQATAALQQMKFEIAQELGIPIPQDGYYGNYTTRDTGSIGGFITKRLVQMAEQQLAGRTTR, translated from the coding sequence ATGCCGAATCAAGGTGGAAGCCGCTCCAACAATCTCGTAGTGCCTCAAGCGACTGCGGCTCTGCAGCAAATGAAGTTCGAGATCGCCCAAGAGCTGGGTATTCCGATTCCTCAAGACGGATACTATGGTAACTATACGACTCGCGATACAGGTTCTATCGGGGGCTTCATCACGAAGCGTCTCGTTCAAATGGCCGAGCAGCAACTGGCAGGCCGTACGACTCGATAA
- a CDS encoding aldose 1-epimerase, translating into MVQVNKGQWNGYETVILENDILAATLLPGLGCNVIRLWDKKSQREILRTPAESDLDYYMTKPYHFGIPMLMPPGRIRRGSFTYDGVRYQFDQNTANDNHIHGLHRLQSWTVTRSAAAGEAAEVTARFRTADDENWMRQYPTPLELEVSFRLEGGTLTQELTVTNQGEQSAPFGFGTHTWFLIDGEPNRWTLQVPVAGIYELDEELITTGKTLPLGEHKALLEGMNLQGADFDTVFSAGEGKPEAWLTRDDGYRIRYAGSQPHFKHWVLYTRGAADEIVCVEPYTWLTDAPNLPFGSETTGLIDLKPQAPVTLTLDLEIIHP; encoded by the coding sequence ATGGTTCAAGTGAACAAAGGGCAATGGAACGGTTATGAGACCGTAATACTCGAAAATGACATCTTGGCGGCTACGCTGCTTCCTGGGCTTGGCTGCAACGTCATCCGGCTGTGGGACAAGAAGTCGCAGCGGGAGATATTGCGCACGCCTGCCGAGAGCGACCTGGATTATTATATGACGAAGCCTTACCATTTCGGCATTCCGATGCTGATGCCTCCGGGACGCATCCGCCGCGGTTCGTTCACATATGACGGCGTACGCTACCAATTCGATCAGAATACGGCGAACGACAATCATATCCACGGGCTGCACCGGCTTCAGTCATGGACGGTGACCCGATCCGCTGCCGCGGGCGAAGCGGCCGAAGTGACCGCCCGATTCCGGACAGCCGACGATGAGAATTGGATGCGGCAATACCCGACTCCGCTGGAACTGGAGGTCTCCTTCCGCCTTGAGGGAGGCACATTGACCCAGGAGCTCACGGTCACCAATCAGGGAGAACAGTCGGCCCCGTTCGGGTTCGGCACCCATACCTGGTTCCTGATCGACGGCGAACCGAACCGCTGGACGCTCCAGGTTCCGGTAGCGGGAATATATGAACTGGACGAGGAATTGATTACGACAGGCAAGACGCTGCCGCTGGGCGAACATAAGGCCTTGCTCGAAGGCATGAATTTGCAAGGCGCCGACTTCGATACCGTTTTTAGCGCGGGCGAAGGCAAGCCGGAGGCGTGGTTGACCCGGGATGACGGTTACCGCATCCGCTATGCCGGCAGCCAGCCCCACTTCAAGCATTGGGTGCTCTATACCCGCGGCGCCGCCGACGAGATCGTTTGCGTCGAGCCGTATACATGGCTGACCGATGCGCCGAACCTGCCATTCGGCAGCGAGACGACGGGACTCATCGATCTGAAGCCGCAAGCCCCGGTCACCTTGACCCTGGATCTCGAGATTATCCATCCATAA
- the trpS gene encoding tryptophan--tRNA ligase, whose amino-acid sequence MARVLSGIQPSGQLTMGNYIGAIQNFVKLQHEHECFFMVVDLHAITVPQDPEALREQTEAVAAIYLAAGIDPDKSAIFLQSQVPQHAELGWLLTTLTYMGELERMTQFKDKSAGKESVGTGLFVYPALMAADILLYNADLVPVGDDQKQHLELTRDIANRFNHRFGEFFTMPEPYIPEVGARIMSLDDASKKMSKSNPNPGSYISLLDPPNVIRKKISRAKTDSEALVKYEPVNKPEISNLLSIYSYASGQSVAEIEAQYEGQMYGAFKKELGERVVALLEPLQNRYEEVRRNGEHLEALRRGAEKAKEAAQKQLDEVKRRMGFVV is encoded by the coding sequence ATGGCACGGGTATTATCCGGCATTCAGCCCAGCGGACAGCTGACGATGGGCAACTACATCGGGGCAATTCAAAATTTCGTAAAATTGCAGCACGAGCATGAGTGCTTCTTCATGGTCGTCGATCTGCACGCCATTACGGTACCGCAAGATCCGGAGGCGCTGCGGGAGCAGACCGAGGCGGTGGCGGCCATTTATTTGGCGGCAGGGATTGATCCGGACAAATCGGCCATCTTCCTCCAATCGCAGGTGCCCCAGCATGCCGAGCTGGGATGGCTGCTGACGACGCTCACCTACATGGGAGAGCTGGAGCGGATGACCCAGTTCAAGGATAAGTCCGCAGGCAAAGAATCGGTTGGCACCGGCTTGTTCGTATATCCGGCACTGATGGCCGCCGACATTTTGCTCTACAATGCCGACCTGGTTCCGGTCGGAGATGATCAGAAGCAGCACTTGGAACTGACGCGCGACATCGCGAACCGCTTCAATCATCGCTTCGGCGAATTTTTCACGATGCCGGAGCCGTATATCCCGGAGGTCGGGGCGAGAATCATGTCGCTGGATGATGCGTCCAAAAAGATGAGCAAAAGCAATCCGAATCCGGGAAGTTATATTTCCCTGCTGGATCCGCCGAATGTCATCCGCAAAAAAATCAGCCGGGCCAAAACGGACTCCGAAGCGCTCGTCAAGTATGAGCCGGTGAACAAGCCCGAGATCAGCAATCTGCTCAGCATCTATTCATACGCTTCCGGCCAGTCTGTCGCCGAGATTGAGGCCCAGTACGAAGGTCAAATGTACGGCGCCTTCAAGAAGGAATTGGGCGAGCGCGTCGTCGCGCTGCTGGAGCCGCTTCAGAACCGGTATGAAGAGGTGCGCCGGAACGGCGAGCATCTGGAGGCGCTTCGCCGCGGCGCCGAGAAAGCCAAGGAAGCCGCCCAGAAGCAGTTGGACGAAGTGAAGCGCCGGATGGGATTTGTCGTCTAA
- a CDS encoding DUF5325 family protein, with translation MSKGLALWFAVSSIALLTATAITISHNIWVSILFAVLAVFNIGFGFIVKARQRRKSA, from the coding sequence GTGAGTAAAGGATTGGCATTATGGTTTGCGGTTTCTTCCATCGCGCTGTTGACGGCGACAGCCATTACGATCAGCCATAACATATGGGTCAGTATTCTCTTCGCCGTACTGGCGGTGTTCAATATCGGCTTCGGCTTTATCGTCAAGGCCCGGCAGCGCCGCAAGTCGGCCTGA
- a CDS encoding alpha/beta-type small acid-soluble spore protein, giving the protein MANNQSRTNNLVVPQATAALQQMKYEIAQELGIPIPQDGYYGNYTTRDTGSIGGFMTKRLVQIAEQSLSGGNR; this is encoded by the coding sequence ATGGCTAATAATCAATCCCGCACGAATAACTTGGTCGTTCCTCAAGCCACTGCAGCCCTGCAACAAATGAAATATGAAATTGCACAGGAATTGGGAATTCCAATTCCGCAAGACGGGTACTACGGAAATTACACGACCCGTGACACCGGTTCCATCGGGGGCTTCATGACGAAGCGCCTGGTTCAAATCGCCGAGCAATCCCTGTCCGGCGGCAACCGTTAA
- a CDS encoding permease codes for MRLRLTMSAVKRLSIWVLGALIIGCSVFWYIYETSGRSWSTLASLASPGPEEVEIYNVQSMPLKAGEEDRLLVVLTEPSHLRTIDEAISSARPIEGVAKVAQPHFRIHYNNTNYYVWLSKDEQYGAFMNADQSHTLYSLSDRSINELQELFNDLQLWNEPKGSKTGGGS; via the coding sequence ATGCGGTTAAGACTAACGATGAGTGCAGTGAAACGGCTGAGCATATGGGTCTTGGGCGCACTTATTATAGGCTGCTCCGTATTTTGGTACATATATGAAACATCCGGCCGGTCGTGGTCCACGCTGGCGAGCCTTGCCAGCCCCGGGCCGGAAGAAGTCGAAATTTACAATGTCCAATCCATGCCGTTGAAAGCGGGCGAGGAGGACCGCCTCCTTGTCGTCTTGACGGAGCCCAGTCATCTTCGGACGATCGATGAGGCCATATCGTCGGCCCGCCCGATCGAGGGCGTAGCGAAGGTGGCTCAGCCCCATTTCCGCATTCATTACAATAATACCAACTACTATGTATGGTTGTCGAAAGATGAACAATATGGCGCATTTATGAATGCGGACCAGTCCCATACACTCTACAGTCTCAGCGACCGATCCATCAACGAATTGCAGGAGCTTTTCAACGACCTGCAACTGTGGAACGAGCCGAAAGGATCGAAGACAGGGGGCGGATCCTAG
- a CDS encoding metal-dependent hydrolase, which translates to MDTSTHVVMGIGLAGLSQCDPVVASEPATAAAVFLGVMLGSQAPDADTLFKWKSNILYIQQHRGISHSPPMAVVWSVLIAALATGIMPGASFRHVLAWTALSVVIHIVADLFNPYGTLAGWPFVNRWICWNTIALFDPIIFSTHLAAIALWVTGLVSPRIVFPILYGMLVLYYWWRFRAHRQVARKLPDRDPEREEGESYTVMPTVALSRWNVVKRRRDGAFRVGHWKRGTVTWTDTARCSDHPLVEASRSHPAVQALLDTSRFVCATLEPTRYGYAVRWADVRYRHRNQFPLVALVMMNREGDVLDYFVGWLNKPGSFKRYGLEWERG; encoded by the coding sequence GTGGACACAAGCACTCATGTCGTCATGGGAATAGGTCTGGCGGGATTGTCGCAGTGCGACCCGGTCGTCGCTTCCGAGCCGGCTACCGCGGCAGCCGTGTTTTTGGGGGTGATGCTTGGATCGCAAGCACCGGACGCGGATACCCTTTTCAAGTGGAAAAGCAATATTTTATACATTCAGCAGCATCGGGGCATCTCCCATTCCCCGCCCATGGCGGTCGTCTGGTCCGTGCTCATTGCTGCGCTGGCGACCGGCATCATGCCAGGAGCCTCCTTCCGGCACGTGCTGGCCTGGACGGCGCTGTCCGTCGTCATCCATATCGTCGCCGATCTGTTCAACCCTTATGGAACGTTGGCGGGATGGCCGTTCGTGAACCGATGGATCTGCTGGAATACCATCGCTCTGTTCGACCCGATTATCTTCTCGACGCATCTGGCCGCGATTGCCTTGTGGGTCACCGGACTGGTCTCTCCCCGCATCGTCTTCCCGATTCTGTACGGCATGCTCGTTCTGTACTACTGGTGGCGCTTCCGGGCTCATCGCCAAGTCGCGCGCAAGCTGCCGGATCGGGACCCTGAACGCGAGGAAGGGGAATCGTATACGGTCATGCCTACCGTAGCTCTCTCCCGCTGGAATGTCGTGAAGCGAAGAAGGGATGGCGCCTTCCGGGTCGGACACTGGAAGCGGGGAACGGTGACCTGGACCGATACGGCCCGCTGCAGCGACCATCCGCTCGTCGAAGCTTCCCGGTCTCATCCTGCCGTGCAGGCGCTGCTGGACACCTCCCGCTTCGTATGCGCCACCCTTGAGCCGACCCGCTACGGCTACGCCGTCCGCTGGGCTGACGTCCGATACCGCCACCGGAATCAGTTTCCGCTCGTGGCGCTCGTTATGATGAATCGAGAAGGCGATGTTCTCGATTATTTCGTCGGCTGGCTGAATAAGCCGGGCAGCTTCAAGAGGTATGGTCTGGAATGGGAGCGAGGCTGA